The genomic DNA TAGGCATCATGATTGCCGGGAACGACCGATACATCGTCCGGACTACCCAGTTTGGACAACCAGTCGTGGGCAATATCGATTTCGAGATTGAGCGCCAGATTGACGAGATCACCCGTCACCGCGATATGATCCGGCGTTTGCGCCTGCATATCATCAATGAGAGTGTCCAGCACGGTTCCGTGCATCGCGTTTTTGCGATTGCGCAGCCAGTTGATATAGCCGGTGATACGCTTCGATGCCAATTCGCGATATCGCACGCGCGGCAGAGGCGAAAGGTGTATATCGGAGATATGGGCGAGACGAAACATAAGGCCCATTTACTGGATAATGCGTGAAACCGAAACCTGTTTAGCGACTTTTTGTTGATGTCATTGCTGTTTTGGATAGAGGTATATTGCCTCGCGGAGAGACGGTATGCGCTTTCGTCATTTCATATTTCATACTTATTTTCTAATGCGACGCCCGATGACGCTGGGCGTCAGGGCTATTGTCTTCGATGAAAAGAAGAATTCCGTTTTTCTTGTGAAGCATACCTATGTCCCCGGATGGCAATTGCCGGGCGGAGGCGTCGAACGTGGCGAGACCTTTGGGCAGGCGCTGGAAAAGGAGTTGCGCGAGGAGGCCAATATTGTTCTGAAAGGCCCTCCGCAGCTTTTTGCGCTCTACAAGAATGCGCATGCATCGCCGCGCGACCACGTGGCGCTTTATATATGCAGGAAATTCGAACAGACGGCCCCGCGTTTGCCGGACCGGGAAATCGCAGAATGCGGTTTCTTTCCTCTGGACGATTTGCCGGAAGGGACGACGCCGTCAACCAAGCGGCGTCTGCAGGAAGCGCTTCACGATCTGGAACCGCTTCCGCTTTGGTGAAGGCACATTGGCTGC from Brucella anthropi ATCC 49188 includes the following:
- a CDS encoding NUDIX domain-containing protein codes for the protein MRFRHFIFHTYFLMRRPMTLGVRAIVFDEKKNSVFLVKHTYVPGWQLPGGGVERGETFGQALEKELREEANIVLKGPPQLFALYKNAHASPRDHVALYICRKFEQTAPRLPDREIAECGFFPLDDLPEGTTPSTKRRLQEALHDLEPLPLW